One genomic region from Bradyrhizobium icense encodes:
- a CDS encoding carbohydrate ABC transporter permease — protein sequence MRDKGLVDAERRRFNAIALAPSLIVLFVIAGLPAIYLVVTSLTPFQLVNPGSSTDFSSPLRNYRLLPGDPRFVNSLWVQAKLSFWGVLLQVLLGMLLALLLHTQSRVVEFARTLFLIPMVLPPIVVAIIWKLIYTPDISPLYYAASLLNVAMPSLTSSVDFALTAIIIADTWEWMPFTFLMVLAALQTIPEEFSEAALVDGANRLQIFFYITLPFITPILVISGMFRLIDSVKAFPLVFLLTGGGPGSVTEVTNYYAYLLAFDFNEIGYSSSVTIVMLLLVVAVSLGVVWMGRRREAMA from the coding sequence TTGAGGGATAAGGGACTGGTCGACGCCGAGCGCCGCCGCTTCAACGCCATCGCGCTGGCGCCGAGCCTGATCGTGTTGTTTGTGATCGCAGGCTTGCCTGCGATCTATCTTGTCGTGACCAGCCTGACGCCGTTCCAACTGGTCAATCCGGGATCATCGACCGATTTCAGCTCGCCCTTGCGGAACTATCGCCTGCTCCCCGGCGACCCGCGCTTCGTCAATTCGCTGTGGGTGCAGGCCAAGCTGTCGTTCTGGGGTGTGTTGCTGCAGGTCCTGCTCGGTATGCTGCTCGCGCTATTGCTGCACACGCAGTCTCGCGTGGTGGAATTCGCCCGCACTTTGTTCCTGATTCCGATGGTGCTGCCGCCGATCGTCGTGGCGATCATCTGGAAGCTGATCTATACGCCCGACATCAGCCCGCTCTACTACGCCGCAAGCCTGCTAAACGTGGCGATGCCGTCGCTGACCTCGAGCGTCGATTTCGCGCTGACCGCGATCATCATCGCCGACACCTGGGAATGGATGCCCTTCACCTTCCTGATGGTATTGGCCGCGCTGCAGACCATTCCGGAGGAATTTTCCGAAGCGGCGCTGGTCGACGGCGCCAACCGGCTGCAGATCTTCTTCTACATCACGCTGCCCTTCATCACGCCGATCCTGGTCATCTCGGGCATGTTTCGCCTGATCGACAGCGTGAAGGCGTTTCCGCTGGTGTTCCTCTTGACCGGCGGCGGGCCGGGCAGCGTCACCGAGGTGACCAACTATTACGCCTATCTGCTCGCATTCGACTTCAACGAGATCGGCTATTCCAGTTCGGTCACCATCGTAATGCTGTTGCTCGTCGTTGCCGTCAGCCTCGGCGTGGTGTGGATGGGCCGTCGCCGCGAGGCCATGGCATGA
- a CDS encoding carbohydrate ABC transporter permease — MSGPVRRSASPRRLVAIGVTLIVLLSPFLWLLQMSFKSNDLILQFPPPLIFTPTLQNYASLWQGAFAASFVNSLMSASFSTALALVLGVPAAYALSRWAGRGKHALSFAILVTRMAPPIAFTIPFFLFYRWIGLLDTVTGLVLVYTSFNLPLVIWMMQPFFETVPTSLEEAALVDGASTRVVFLHIVLPMVAPGIAATAILCFLYAWNDFFFALILTRTNARTAPVAVVNFMNYEGWEWGKIAAGGSLVMAPVLIFSLAVRRYLVSGLTAGAVKG; from the coding sequence ATGAGTGGCCCGGTCCGCCGTTCGGCCAGCCCGCGCCGGCTGGTTGCGATCGGCGTGACGCTGATCGTGCTGCTGTCGCCGTTCCTCTGGCTCTTGCAGATGAGCTTCAAGTCCAACGACCTGATCCTGCAGTTTCCGCCGCCTTTGATCTTCACGCCGACGCTGCAAAACTATGCGTCGCTCTGGCAAGGCGCGTTCGCGGCTTCCTTTGTCAACAGCCTGATGAGCGCGTCATTCTCCACGGCATTGGCGCTCGTTCTCGGGGTGCCCGCGGCCTACGCGTTATCGCGCTGGGCGGGGAGGGGAAAGCACGCGCTGAGCTTTGCCATCCTGGTGACGCGAATGGCGCCGCCGATCGCGTTCACGATTCCGTTCTTCCTGTTCTATCGCTGGATCGGGCTGCTCGATACCGTCACCGGGCTGGTGCTGGTCTACACCAGCTTCAACCTGCCGCTGGTGATCTGGATGATGCAGCCGTTTTTTGAAACCGTGCCGACGTCGCTGGAAGAGGCGGCGCTGGTCGACGGCGCGTCGACACGGGTCGTCTTTCTCCACATCGTGCTGCCGATGGTCGCGCCCGGCATCGCCGCCACCGCAATCCTGTGCTTCCTCTACGCCTGGAACGACTTTTTCTTTGCGCTGATCCTGACGCGGACCAATGCGCGCACGGCGCCAGTCGCCGTGGTCAACTTCATGAACTACGAGGGCTGGGAGTGGGGCAAGATCGCCGCGGGCGGCTCGTTGGTGATGGCGCCGGTCCTGATTTTCTCGCTCGCCGTGCGCCGCTATCTGGTGAGCGGGCTGACGGCGGGCGCGGTGAAAGGGTGA